The region TGCTTGCCTCGCCGCCAGCAGCTCGGCGATATTATGTCCCTCGGTGGCGTGCTCTACGATCACCTCCACGCCGAACTCGGCAGCGATCCTGAGCGCAGTGACGATATCGTCCGCCCGGTGGGCGTGAGCCCTGAGCGGCATCTCCCCCCGCAGCACCCTGGCCACCGCCTCTAGGCCGAGATCGAATCTCCAGTCCTTCTCGCCGGCGCGGGCCACATAATCCTTCGCCTTAAGCAGCGTCTCCCGCACCAGGGCAGCGGTAGCCATCCTCGTTACGGGAGCCTTCTTCTGCTCTCCGTAAACCCGCCGGGGATTCTCCCCGAAGGCGATCTTGAGCCCGGCGTGGCGCTTGAGCAGCATCTCTTCCGCCGACGCGCGGCGGCGGGTCTTGATGATGCTGCACTGGCCGCCCACCGGGTTGGCGCTCCCGGGAGCCACCATGACCGTCGTTACTCCCCCGGCTACAGCGTCGGCCAAACCGGCGTCGTCAGGGTTGATGGCGTCCAGAACGTCCATCTCCGGCGTCGTCGGCCTGCTGGTCTCGTTGACTTCCTCCCCCGCCCAGGCGTAAGCCTCGGTGTATACTCCCAGGTGGGTGTGGGCGTCGATGATCCCCGGGGTAACATACCGGCCGGCCGTGTCGATAACGGTCGCCGCCGCCGGTACGGCCACGCGCTCGCCGACAGCGACAATCTTGCCGCCTTCGACCAGCACCGTGCCGCCCGGCAGGGCGGGGCCGGCCATCGTCAGCACCGTTCCTCCCGTCAAAGCCAGCATCTTAATTCCCCTGCCGGCCGGCGGCGGCCTTTTTCGCCGCCACCCGGCCGCGCAGCCAGTCGAACCAGCCCTCAAGGCCCTCGCCGGTGCGGCAGGAAGCCGGAATGAGCGTTATCTGCGGATTGATGCTCGTAATGTCCTCGGTAGCGGCAGCCAGGTCGAAACTAGTATAAGGCAGCAGGTCGATCTTATTCACGACGACCGCGCCGGCCTGCTTGAAGACCAGCGGATACTTGAGCGGTTTGTCCTCGCCCTCGGTAACGCTCAGCACCGTCGCCTTCATATCCTCGCCGATGTTGAATTCGGCCGGGCAGACGAGATTACCGACATTTTCGATTATCAGCAAATCGAGATTCTCCAGGTCGAGCCTGTCCAGGAC is a window of Selenomonadales bacterium 4137-cl DNA encoding:
- a CDS encoding amidohydrolase; amino-acid sequence: MLALTGGTVLTMAGPALPGGTVLVEGGKIVAVGERVAVPAAATVIDTAGRYVTPGIIDAHTHLGVYTEAYAWAGEEVNETSRPTTPEMDVLDAINPDDAGLADAVAGGVTTVMVAPGSANPVGGQCSIIKTRRRASAEEMLLKRHAGLKIAFGENPRRVYGEQKKAPVTRMATAALVRETLLKAKDYVARAGEKDWRFDLGLEAVARVLRGEMPLRAHAHRADDIVTALRIAAEFGVEVIVEHATEGHNIAELLAARQARLVVGPNLTTRSKLELKDRSFAAPAVLAANGVRFALMSDHPVLPAAFLPVYAGLAVRFGLSEEQALRAITAEAADILGVGERVGRIAAGMDADLVVWDGPPLAVASRPRLVILDGAVGEVDAAQTIAAWRE
- the hypB gene encoding hydrogenase nickel incorporation protein HypB — its product is MEIKVMANILDKNDQLAAEVNAQLSRRGIFALNLLGSPGSGKTSLLERTIAALKDELRMAVIEGDLFTDKDADRIARQGVPVVQINTGGGCHLDANMVKGVLDRLDLENLDLLIIENVGNLVCPAEFNIGEDMKATVLSVTEGEDKPLKYPLVFKQAGAVVVNKIDLLPYTSFDLAAATEDITSINPQITLIPASCRTGEGLEGWFDWLRGRVAAKKAAAGRQGN